From Apium graveolens cultivar Ventura chromosome 9, ASM990537v1, whole genome shotgun sequence, the proteins below share one genomic window:
- the LOC141685718 gene encoding uncharacterized protein LOC141685718 yields the protein MGYYRTSPRSATGETRFRLAYGVDVVLPIEISLISPRVEVFDPSLTLEGLRFHNDLLEEIREDSRFRMIAQQEKTAKYFNKKVKNKRFRVGDLVLRDSAASQPTVSGKLKPTWEGPYRVLKVVSAGTYELSHLDGQPIKNAWNGIHLKKLYQ from the coding sequence atgggatattacaggaCGTCTCCCCGGAGCGCAACAGGTGAAACTCGATTCCGCCTCGCTTATGGCGTCGATGTCGTCCTACCTATCGAGATAAGCCTAATTTCCCCACGAGTCGAAGTATTCGACCCTTCCCTCACACTCGAGGGCTTGCGCTTCCATAATGACCTGCTCGAAGAAATAAGAGAGGATTCTCGATTCCGCATGATCGCGCAGCAGGAAAAGACTGCAAAATACTTTAACAAGAAAGTCAAAAACAAGCGCTTCAGGGTTGGTGACCTCGTCCTTCGAGATTCCGCTGCATCACAGCCCACTGTTTCAGGAAAGCTTAAGCCGACGTGGGAAGGCCCGTACCGAGTATTGAAGGTTGTCAGTGCGGGGACTTATGAGCTCTCACACCTCGACGGACAACCAATCAAGAACGCCTGGAACGGTATTCACCTCAAGAAATTGTATCAGTAA